The Candidatus Tectomicrobia bacterium genome includes a region encoding these proteins:
- a CDS encoding 4Fe-4S dicluster domain-containing protein: MRVLKIIPERCTGCMRCELACSYEQTGTFQPSKSVIRVSAFEGHTSYAPYTCPQCAEAWCLTACPVEAIVISPAGAKDVVDGICVGCKLCTIACPYGTVFYDPDTHKAFKCDLCGGAPACAQVCPTQAILYTEAETEDWLGPFAAERAALAGAR, encoded by the coding sequence ATGCGGGTACTCAAGATCATCCCCGAGCGCTGCACCGGCTGCATGCGGTGCGAGCTGGCCTGCTCCTACGAGCAGACCGGGACCTTCCAGCCCTCGAAGTCCGTCATCCGGGTCTCGGCCTTCGAGGGGCACACCAGCTACGCCCCCTACACCTGCCCCCAGTGCGCCGAGGCCTGGTGCCTGACCGCCTGCCCGGTCGAGGCCATCGTCATCTCCCCGGCCGGGGCCAAGGACGTGGTGGACGGCATCTGCGTCGGGTGCAAGCTCTGCACCATCGCCTGCCCCTACGGCACCGTCTTCTACGACCCCGACACCCACAAGGCCTTCAAGTGCGACCTCTGCGGCGGCGCTCCCGCCTGCGCCCAGGTCTGCCCGACCCAGGCCATCCTCTATACGGAGGCCGAGACCGAGGACTGGCTCGGGCCCTTCGCCGCCGAGCGGGCCGCGCTCGCGGGGGCGCGCTAG
- a CDS encoding NAD(P)/FAD-dependent oxidoreductase, translated as MAAQRNVIVGAGTAGWNAITAIREIDKGASEIILVSDEAPYSRMVLPYYLAGQIGESHCTTAGPHRLAALKVQARIGARAAKVDAKAGKLILANGDEIPYDNLLIATGSSAVRPPIPGAEGANVHSFWTLLHARGVAEGIKPGSRVAMIGAGFIAFTILNALVSRGARLTVLEIAPRILPRMVDEAAARIVQAWLEERGVTVRPGVQVTAIEDAGKAKRIKLKDGGDVEADLVIMATGIRPNLEWLKGSGVEVKAGVVVDERLRSSVPNVYAAGDVAEGPVIGGGRAVHAIEPTAMQHGRVAGANMAGREVAYPGSLLMNIVDVMDLEIASFGAWDDAGAEACEDLRPDRPAYRKLLFRGGRLAGAIVLGRTREIWATNDVGMLKGLVYTGRDLSAWKARLKARPQDVRLAFLSTGTTKELLPQTLLGRPSVPEREVRVNA; from the coding sequence ATGGCCGCCCAGCGGAACGTCATCGTCGGGGCCGGGACCGCCGGCTGGAACGCCATCACCGCCATCCGGGAGATCGACAAGGGGGCCTCCGAGATCATCCTGGTCTCGGACGAGGCGCCCTACTCGCGGATGGTGCTCCCCTACTACCTGGCCGGCCAGATCGGGGAGAGCCACTGCACGACGGCCGGGCCCCACCGCCTCGCCGCCCTCAAGGTGCAGGCCCGCATCGGGGCCCGGGCCGCCAAGGTGGACGCCAAGGCGGGCAAGCTCATCCTCGCGAACGGGGACGAGATCCCCTACGACAACCTCCTCATCGCCACCGGCTCCTCGGCCGTCCGCCCCCCCATCCCGGGGGCGGAGGGGGCGAACGTCCACAGCTTCTGGACCCTCCTCCACGCGCGCGGGGTGGCCGAGGGCATCAAGCCCGGCTCCCGGGTCGCCATGATCGGGGCGGGCTTCATCGCCTTCACCATCCTGAACGCCCTTGTAAGCCGGGGTGCCAGGCTCACCGTGCTGGAGATCGCCCCGCGCATCCTCCCCCGCATGGTGGACGAGGCGGCGGCCCGCATCGTCCAGGCCTGGCTCGAGGAGCGGGGCGTCACGGTCAGGCCCGGGGTCCAGGTGACGGCCATCGAGGACGCGGGCAAGGCCAAGCGCATCAAGCTCAAAGACGGCGGCGATGTCGAGGCCGACCTCGTCATCATGGCCACGGGCATCCGGCCCAACCTGGAGTGGCTCAAGGGCTCGGGCGTCGAGGTGAAGGCCGGGGTGGTCGTGGACGAGCGCCTGCGCTCGAGCGTCCCCAACGTCTATGCCGCGGGGGACGTGGCCGAGGGCCCCGTCATCGGCGGGGGCCGGGCCGTCCACGCCATCGAGCCCACCGCCATGCAGCACGGCCGGGTGGCGGGGGCCAACATGGCCGGGCGGGAGGTGGCCTATCCCGGCAGCCTGCTGATGAACATCGTGGACGTGATGGACCTCGAGATCGCCAGCTTCGGCGCCTGGGACGACGCCGGGGCCGAGGCCTGCGAGGACCTGCGGCCCGACCGGCCCGCCTACCGGAAGCTCCTCTTCCGGGGAGGGCGGCTGGCCGGCGCCATCGTCCTCGGCCGCACGCGCGAGATCTGGGCCACGAACGACGTGGGCATGCTCAAGGGGCTGGTCTACACGGGCCGGGACCTCTCGGCCTGGAAGGCGCGCCTGAAGGCCCGGCCCCAGGACGTGCGGCTCGCGTTCCTCTCCACGGGGACCACGAAGGAGCTCCTGCCCCAGACCCTGCTGGGCCGGCCCTCGGTGCCGGAGCGCGAAGTGAGGGTGAACGCATGA
- a CDS encoding MoaD/ThiS family protein, with translation MSEAADGRFPVKVEVMAWATTFVGGDGSDRKSFEVEAAPGDSVRSVLKRFSARFPALNDALWDRGSADLGEHIEVAVNDALLGIHHTLDTPVKAGDEILLMGQFMGG, from the coding sequence GTGAGCGAAGCGGCGGACGGGCGCTTCCCGGTCAAGGTGGAGGTGATGGCCTGGGCCACCACCTTCGTGGGCGGGGACGGGAGCGACCGCAAGAGCTTCGAGGTCGAGGCCGCCCCCGGCGACAGCGTGCGGAGCGTCCTCAAGCGCTTCAGCGCCCGCTTCCCGGCCCTAAACGACGCCCTGTGGGACCGGGGCTCCGCCGACCTGGGCGAGCACATCGAGGTGGCCGTCAACGACGCCCTCCTCGGCATCCACCACACCCTCGACACCCCCGTGAAGGCGGGCGACGAGATCCTCCTCATGGGCCAGTTCATGGGGGGGTGA
- a CDS encoding acetyl-CoA hydrolase/transferase family protein, giving the protein MTWQKDYQGKLTTPTDAASVVRSGDRIYISGNASSPVAILHALADRKSELRDVVVHHVLLVGKDPLSLQGMEKHFRHESLFVGPSDRQAVNEGRAAYIPVFLYEIPKLFRDRYLPLDVAYLSVSPPDIHGFCSLGAEVIASKAAAEAAKILVLEVNDQMPRVLGDTFIHVSQAHKVVEVSDPLPQLQAEPPDEVDLKIGRVIAGLIEDGSTLQMGIGRIPDAVWMSLEGKRDLGIHTEMISDGMMNAIEKGIVTGACKSIHMRKVIGTFIYGTGTLYEYANDNPFFELHPVDYTNDPYVIARNDKMVAVNSALQIDLTGQVCADSIGTRIYSGFGGQVDFIRGAARSKAGKPIIAVRSTALGGKVSRIVPMLDQGAGVVTTRAHVHYVVTEYGHVQLFGLNIRERAKRLIQLAHPDFREDLARQAKECLRL; this is encoded by the coding sequence ATGACCTGGCAAAAGGACTACCAGGGGAAGCTGACGACCCCGACCGACGCCGCCTCCGTGGTGAGAAGCGGCGACCGGATCTACATCTCCGGGAACGCCTCCTCGCCCGTCGCCATCCTGCACGCGCTCGCGGACCGGAAGTCGGAGCTCCGGGACGTGGTCGTCCACCACGTCCTCCTGGTCGGGAAGGACCCCCTCTCCCTCCAGGGCATGGAGAAGCACTTCCGCCACGAGTCGCTCTTCGTGGGCCCGAGCGACCGGCAGGCGGTCAACGAGGGGCGCGCGGCCTACATCCCGGTCTTCCTCTACGAGATCCCGAAGCTCTTCCGCGACCGCTACCTCCCACTGGACGTCGCCTACCTCTCCGTCTCCCCGCCGGACATCCACGGCTTCTGCTCCCTCGGGGCCGAGGTCATCGCCAGCAAGGCGGCGGCGGAGGCGGCCAAGATCCTGGTGCTCGAGGTCAACGATCAGATGCCGCGCGTGCTGGGGGACACCTTCATCCACGTCTCCCAGGCGCACAAGGTCGTGGAGGTGTCGGACCCCCTGCCCCAGCTCCAGGCGGAGCCCCCGGACGAGGTCGACCTCAAGATCGGGCGGGTCATCGCCGGCCTCATCGAGGACGGCTCCACCCTCCAGATGGGCATCGGCCGCATCCCGGACGCGGTCTGGATGTCCCTGGAGGGGAAGCGCGACCTCGGCATCCACACCGAGATGATCTCGGACGGGATGATGAACGCCATCGAGAAGGGCATCGTGACCGGGGCCTGCAAGAGCATCCACATGCGGAAGGTGATCGGCACCTTCATCTACGGAACCGGGACGCTCTACGAGTACGCGAACGACAACCCCTTCTTCGAGCTCCACCCCGTCGACTACACGAACGACCCCTACGTCATCGCCCGGAACGACAAGATGGTGGCGGTGAACTCCGCCCTCCAGATCGACCTGACCGGGCAGGTATGCGCGGACTCCATCGGCACCCGCATCTACTCCGGCTTCGGCGGGCAGGTGGACTTCATCCGGGGGGCGGCGCGGTCCAAGGCCGGCAAGCCCATCATCGCCGTCCGATCCACCGCGCTGGGAGGGAAGGTATCCCGCATCGTGCCCATGCTCGACCAGGGAGCCGGGGTCGTCACGACGCGGGCGCACGTGCACTACGTCGTCACGGAGTACGGGCACGTCCAGCTCTTCGGCCTGAACATCCGCGAGCGGGCGAAGCGGCTCATCCAGCTCGCCCACCCCGACTTCCGCGAGGACCTGGCGAGGCAGGCGAAGGAGTGCCTGAGGCTCTAG
- a CDS encoding trehalose-6-phosphate synthase, with protein sequence MSKLAIVSNRLPPRPDQAGARAQEVGGLVPALLSALEMSGGGLWLGWSGRAAPEHGAPLTWEMNGSRVVGIDLNEREVDLYYNGFCNRAVWPLMHSFQGRVRLSRQEERAYAQVNARFARRLAEYLSGGETVWVHDYHLFLLGRELRRLGHQGRIGFFLHTPFPAHDTWQILPQPEEFLEAMLDYDLAGFHTRTYRDNYVYAAERLIGASWDGSCLSASGRRQRVGIFPIGVDPARFRGPSREMGGGGRRHRSLWEEAGGCQVILGVDRLDYTKGIPNRILAFESLLRSHPQWRGKASLYQICAPSRTRVTEYMEQKRTVDALVGRVNGEYAEHNWVPVRYLYRSYPQARLAQFYREAHVCLVTPLRDGMNLVAKEFVAAQDPEKPGALVLSRFTGASEELRDAILVNPYHPEDVADGIQRALTMSLEERIARHRKLAACVERHSSRWWFESFLAELASTRK encoded by the coding sequence TTGAGCAAGCTCGCCATCGTCTCGAACCGCCTGCCGCCCCGCCCCGACCAGGCGGGCGCCCGCGCCCAGGAGGTGGGGGGCCTGGTTCCGGCGCTCCTCTCGGCGCTGGAGATGTCGGGCGGCGGGCTGTGGCTCGGCTGGAGCGGACGCGCGGCCCCCGAGCACGGCGCCCCCCTCACGTGGGAGATGAACGGCAGCCGCGTCGTCGGCATCGACCTGAACGAGCGGGAGGTGGACCTCTACTACAACGGCTTCTGCAACCGCGCCGTCTGGCCCCTGATGCACTCCTTCCAGGGCCGGGTGCGCCTGAGCCGGCAGGAGGAGCGGGCCTACGCCCAGGTGAACGCCCGCTTCGCCCGGCGCCTCGCGGAATACCTCTCGGGCGGCGAGACGGTCTGGGTGCACGACTACCACCTGTTCCTGCTGGGGCGGGAGCTCCGGCGCCTGGGCCACCAGGGCCGCATCGGCTTCTTCCTCCACACCCCCTTCCCCGCGCACGACACCTGGCAGATCCTCCCCCAGCCCGAGGAGTTCCTCGAGGCGATGCTGGACTACGACCTCGCCGGGTTCCACACCCGCACCTACCGCGACAACTACGTCTACGCGGCCGAGCGGCTCATCGGCGCCTCGTGGGACGGCTCCTGCCTCTCGGCCTCGGGGCGGCGCCAGCGCGTGGGCATCTTCCCCATCGGGGTGGACCCCGCCCGCTTCCGCGGCCCATCCCGCGAGATGGGCGGCGGGGGCCGGCGGCACCGAAGCCTCTGGGAGGAGGCCGGCGGCTGCCAGGTCATCCTGGGCGTGGACCGGCTCGACTACACCAAGGGCATCCCCAACCGCATCCTCGCCTTCGAGAGCCTGCTCCGCTCGCATCCCCAGTGGCGCGGGAAGGCCTCGCTCTACCAGATCTGCGCCCCCTCGCGCACCCGGGTGACGGAGTACATGGAGCAGAAGCGCACCGTGGACGCCCTGGTGGGGCGGGTGAACGGGGAGTACGCCGAGCACAACTGGGTCCCCGTGCGCTACCTCTACCGCTCCTACCCCCAGGCCCGCCTGGCCCAGTTCTACCGCGAGGCCCACGTCTGCCTCGTCACCCCCCTGCGCGACGGGATGAACCTCGTCGCCAAGGAGTTCGTCGCCGCCCAGGACCCCGAGAAGCCGGGCGCCCTCGTCCTCAGCCGCTTCACCGGCGCCTCGGAGGAGCTGCGCGACGCCATCCTGGTGAACCCCTACCACCCCGAGGACGTGGCCGACGGCATCCAGCGGGCCCTCACCATGAGCCTCGAGGAGCGCATCGCCCGCCACCGCAAGCTGGCCGCCTGCGTCGAGCGCCACAGCAGCCGGTGGTGGTTCGAGAGCTTCCTCGCCGAGCTGGCCTCCACCCGGAAGTGA
- a CDS encoding DMT family transporter — protein sequence MGDLSLPSPEVRALIGSFLFACNQIVVRRLMDRDSAMTVTFWVNGWMGVFAIALSPFVDSYEGRPLFAILMFLGVGMVGQGMARYCSYRSNYEVGVSRTNAMIAASPLGAVVAGIVLLGERPGPVLWLGVGLVVAGMILLTSEGDGRRRAMGRYAFAFMSLVSFAITPYLRKAGLLAMNAPWMGILLSTSMANISLMTSSGFMAKPQRFRWDAAAMWAALPAGALAIGQAINFWTALRDGSLSVIAPLMRTGPIFVLLLSFLFLRGREVITKRVVIATLIVVAGAVLVTSGR from the coding sequence ATGGGCGATCTTTCCCTCCCGTCCCCGGAAGTCCGCGCCCTCATCGGCAGCTTTCTCTTCGCCTGCAACCAGATCGTGGTCCGCCGCCTCATGGACCGGGATTCGGCCATGACCGTCACCTTCTGGGTGAACGGCTGGATGGGCGTCTTCGCCATCGCGCTCTCGCCCTTCGTGGACTCCTACGAGGGCAGGCCCCTCTTCGCCATTCTCATGTTCCTAGGGGTCGGGATGGTGGGCCAGGGGATGGCGCGCTATTGCTCCTACCGCTCGAACTACGAGGTGGGGGTGAGCCGCACGAACGCCATGATCGCGGCCTCGCCCCTCGGGGCGGTGGTCGCCGGCATCGTGCTCCTCGGGGAACGCCCCGGCCCCGTCCTCTGGCTGGGGGTCGGGCTGGTGGTCGCGGGGATGATCCTGCTCACCAGCGAAGGAGACGGGCGGCGGCGGGCGATGGGGAGGTACGCCTTCGCCTTCATGTCCCTGGTGTCCTTCGCGATCACCCCCTACCTGCGCAAGGCGGGGCTGCTGGCGATGAACGCCCCCTGGATGGGCATCCTGCTTTCCACTTCCATGGCGAACATCTCCCTCATGACGTCGTCGGGCTTCATGGCGAAGCCCCAGCGCTTCCGCTGGGACGCGGCGGCGATGTGGGCGGCCCTCCCGGCCGGCGCGCTGGCCATCGGCCAGGCCATCAACTTCTGGACCGCCCTCAGGGACGGCTCCCTCTCCGTCATCGCCCCTCTCATGCGGACGGGGCCCATCTTCGTGCTCCTGCTCTCGTTCCTGTTCCTCCGGGGCCGGGAGGTCATCACCAAGCGGGTGGTGATCGCGACCCTGATCGTCGTGGCCGGCGCGGTATTGGTCACGTCGGGGAGGTGA
- a CDS encoding DMT family transporter → MGDLPIPPAEVRAVLGSFFFACNQITVRRLMDRSSAMTATLWVNAWMGVAALALSPFVDSYAGSPWLAVGMFLAVGLVGNAVARYSSYRSHMEVGVGRTNALVAASPIGAVIIGMALLGERPSPGVWLGVALVVGGMVLLTSERGGERRPLAKYTFAFMSTAAFAVTPYLRKMGLLSMDAPFLGIAISAFMANLMLLGTSRFMESSQRFRWDAEVMWGAFPSGLLAILAAVNYWTALRDGSLSVIAPLIRLGPIFVLLLSFLFLRGREVITRRVVVSTVVVVAGAALVTSGR, encoded by the coding sequence ATGGGCGATCTCCCGATCCCTCCCGCGGAAGTCCGTGCCGTGCTGGGGAGCTTCTTCTTCGCCTGCAACCAGATCACCGTCCGGCGGCTGATGGACCGCTCCTCGGCCATGACGGCCACCCTCTGGGTGAACGCCTGGATGGGGGTGGCCGCCCTCGCCCTCTCCCCCTTCGTCGACTCCTACGCCGGGAGCCCCTGGCTGGCCGTCGGGATGTTCCTCGCGGTCGGGCTCGTGGGGAACGCCGTGGCGCGCTACTCCTCCTACCGCTCCCACATGGAGGTCGGGGTGGGCCGCACGAACGCCCTGGTGGCGGCCTCCCCCATCGGGGCGGTGATCATCGGCATGGCGCTGCTGGGGGAGCGGCCCTCGCCCGGGGTCTGGCTGGGAGTGGCGCTGGTGGTGGGGGGGATGGTCCTCCTCACGAGCGAGCGGGGGGGCGAGCGCCGGCCCCTCGCCAAGTACACCTTCGCCTTCATGAGCACGGCGGCCTTCGCCGTCACCCCCTACCTGCGCAAGATGGGGCTCCTCTCGATGGACGCGCCCTTCCTGGGCATCGCGATCTCGGCCTTCATGGCGAACCTCATGCTCCTCGGCACCTCGCGCTTCATGGAGAGCTCGCAGCGCTTCCGCTGGGACGCGGAGGTGATGTGGGGCGCCTTCCCCTCGGGCCTCCTGGCCATCCTCGCCGCCGTGAACTACTGGACGGCGCTCCGGGACGGCTCCCTCTCCGTCATCGCGCCCCTCATCCGCCTGGGGCCCATCTTCGTGCTCCTGCTCTCGTTCCTGTTCCTCCGGGGCCGGGAGGTCATCACCCGGCGGGTGGTGGTCTCCACCGTGGTCGTCGTGGCCGGGGCGGCGTTGGTCACGTCGGGGAGGTAG
- a CDS encoding amidase gives MTADPTHLPAAEIARRVRKGELSAASAAEAFLARAGCLGPKLNTWIRLDPEGARRAARAVDEAVAAKKDPGPLAGVPVGIKDLVDMAGLPTTAGSRIDRDRIAKEDATLVRRLRGAGAVILGKLNLHEYAYGPTGHNIHYGDMKNPWDPSRVTGGSSGGSGNAVATGQAAFAIGSDTGGSIRIPASLCGVVGHKPTFGLVSKAGCVPLSWSLDTVGPLARTAEDCALAMSVLAGHDPADPCSMDGKPLRFLEGLGEPLKGLRIGHARRYYADSDPEVAEAVERLAEALAEAGARVEEVEIPDQEPAKDATAIVLMCEAAAYHEKNIRDRPGDYDPRVVERLRPGLLVRAAEYLQAQRFRGEWAARVMREAFGRSDFLLAASTPIPAPPIAEDTVTLRGGKQAVRGLLTSLTRMWNFFGGPAVSFPAGFSRGGLPIGAQLMGAPFSDARLLAVLHQLERMGVAETKRAPFEGERR, from the coding sequence GTGACGGCTGACCCCACCCATCTCCCGGCGGCGGAGATCGCCCGCCGGGTCCGGAAAGGGGAGCTCTCCGCCGCCTCGGCCGCCGAGGCGTTCCTCGCCCGGGCCGGGTGCCTCGGCCCCAAGCTCAACACCTGGATACGGCTCGACCCCGAGGGCGCCCGCCGCGCCGCCCGGGCCGTGGACGAGGCCGTGGCCGCGAAAAAGGACCCAGGGCCGCTCGCCGGGGTCCCCGTCGGGATCAAGGACCTCGTGGACATGGCCGGCCTGCCCACCACCGCCGGGAGCCGGATCGATCGGGACCGCATCGCGAAAGAGGACGCCACGCTCGTGCGCCGGCTGCGCGGAGCGGGGGCCGTCATCCTGGGCAAGCTCAACCTCCACGAGTACGCTTACGGCCCCACCGGCCACAATATCCACTACGGGGACATGAAGAATCCCTGGGACCCCTCCCGCGTCACGGGCGGCTCGAGCGGGGGCTCGGGCAACGCCGTCGCCACCGGCCAGGCGGCCTTCGCCATCGGCTCGGACACGGGGGGCTCCATCCGCATCCCCGCCTCGCTGTGCGGGGTGGTGGGCCACAAGCCCACCTTCGGGCTCGTGAGCAAGGCGGGCTGCGTGCCCCTCTCCTGGTCGCTCGACACCGTGGGGCCCCTCGCCCGCACGGCGGAGGACTGCGCCCTGGCGATGAGCGTCCTCGCCGGCCACGATCCGGCGGACCCGTGCTCGATGGACGGGAAACCCCTCCGCTTCCTGGAAGGCCTGGGCGAGCCGCTCAAGGGATTGCGGATCGGGCACGCGCGCCGGTACTACGCGGACTCCGACCCCGAGGTGGCGGAGGCGGTGGAGCGGCTGGCGGAGGCGCTGGCGGAGGCGGGGGCCCGGGTGGAGGAGGTGGAGATCCCGGACCAGGAGCCGGCCAAGGACGCCACCGCGATAGTCTTGATGTGCGAGGCGGCCGCCTACCACGAGAAGAACATCCGGGATCGGCCCGGGGACTACGACCCGCGCGTGGTCGAGCGGCTGCGGCCGGGGCTCCTGGTGAGGGCGGCCGAGTACCTGCAGGCCCAGCGCTTCCGGGGGGAGTGGGCCGCCCGGGTGATGCGCGAGGCGTTCGGGCGGTCGGATTTCCTGCTCGCGGCGTCCACGCCCATCCCCGCGCCCCCCATCGCGGAGGACACGGTTACGCTCCGCGGCGGGAAGCAGGCGGTGCGGGGCCTGCTCACCTCGCTCACCCGCATGTGGAATTTCTTCGGAGGGCCCGCGGTCTCCTTCCCCGCCGGCTTCAGCCGCGGGGGCCTTCCCATCGGGGCGCAGCTCATGGGCGCCCCGTTCAGCGACGCGCGCCTGCTCGCCGTACTCCACCAGCTCGAGCGGATGGGTGTGGCCGAAACGAAACGGGCGCCATTCGAGGGTGAACGGCGATGA
- a CDS encoding CBS domain-containing protein, with protein sequence MSEMSLHEAIHTQRAIRQFTEEPVSEEDVRALLDAAVRAPSGGNRQPWHFVVLRDPELKARVRDLYHRSWNAYKEKVAEMAKTQPEAAATLERWKKHPAGDHFAANLDKVPVLILPCLDMRVLSFGDDPGAPSVMTLNSVYASIYPAVQNLLLTARARGLGAVLTTLHCRYEDEVKRALGIPACVRTACLIPVGHPKARYGETRRVPASDRTHLDGWDASLAASYEPGRGILRVADRMTRNPVTCSPDTLVYDAQAMMREGGFGRLPVVEEGRLVGIISDRDVRGVLLPPDVPKGLKDRFDLLLVRRVKDVMTREPITIGPDASLEQAADLLRANKLGAIPVVEGGWLAGIITRGDVLGGFLDAVGKGRGALRFSLKASRRPGEGGIVPLLKALEDEGAEVLSVVSEPDPADPAGHVHYTVRVARADPRKLIPLLERRGIAGPEILQEEAGKG encoded by the coding sequence ATGAGCGAGATGTCGCTGCACGAGGCGATCCATACCCAGCGGGCGATCCGGCAGTTCACCGAGGAGCCGGTTTCGGAGGAGGACGTGCGGGCGCTGCTCGACGCGGCCGTCCGCGCCCCCAGCGGGGGCAACCGCCAGCCCTGGCACTTCGTGGTGCTGCGCGACCCGGAGCTCAAGGCCCGGGTGCGCGATCTCTACCACCGCTCCTGGAACGCCTACAAGGAGAAGGTGGCCGAGATGGCCAAGACCCAGCCCGAGGCGGCGGCCACCCTCGAGCGCTGGAAGAAGCACCCGGCGGGCGACCACTTCGCGGCCAACCTGGACAAGGTGCCGGTCCTCATCCTCCCCTGCCTGGACATGCGGGTGCTCTCCTTCGGGGACGACCCCGGGGCGCCCTCCGTCATGACGCTCAACAGCGTCTACGCCTCCATCTACCCGGCGGTGCAGAACCTCCTGCTCACCGCCCGCGCCCGGGGGCTGGGGGCCGTCCTCACCACCCTGCACTGCCGCTACGAGGACGAGGTGAAGCGCGCCCTGGGCATCCCCGCCTGCGTGCGCACGGCCTGCCTCATCCCGGTGGGGCATCCCAAGGCGAGGTACGGGGAGACACGCCGCGTCCCCGCCTCCGACCGCACCCACCTCGACGGCTGGGACGCCTCCCTCGCCGCGAGCTACGAGCCGGGCCGGGGCATCCTCCGCGTCGCGGACCGCATGACCCGCAACCCCGTCACCTGCTCCCCCGACACCCTCGTCTACGACGCCCAGGCGATGATGCGCGAGGGGGGCTTCGGCCGCCTTCCCGTGGTGGAGGAGGGCCGCCTCGTGGGGATCATCTCGGACCGCGACGTCCGGGGCGTGCTCCTGCCCCCGGACGTGCCCAAGGGGCTCAAGGACCGCTTCGACCTCCTCCTCGTCCGCCGCGTGAAGGACGTGATGACGCGCGAGCCCATCACCATCGGCCCGGACGCCTCCCTCGAGCAGGCCGCCGACCTCCTGCGCGCGAACAAGCTGGGGGCCATCCCCGTCGTGGAGGGAGGCTGGCTCGCGGGCATCATCACCCGGGGGGACGTGCTGGGCGGCTTCTTGGACGCGGTGGGCAAGGGCCGGGGCGCGCTGCGCTTCTCCCTCAAGGCCTCCCGCCGGCCCGGCGAGGGCGGGATCGTGCCCCTCCTCAAGGCGCTGGAGGATGAGGGGGCGGAGGTGCTCTCCGTGGTGAGCGAGCCCGACCCGGCCGACCCCGCCGGGCACGTCCACTACACCGTGCGCGTGGCCCGGGCCGACCCCAGGAAGCTCATCCCCCTCCTCGAGCGCCGGGGCATCGCGGGGCCCGAGATCCTCCAGGAGGAGGCCGGGAAGGGCTGA
- a CDS encoding serine hydroxymethyltransferase, whose amino-acid sequence MASALAQADPQVYAAMENEKRRQADELELIASENYVSAAVMEAAGGVMTNKYAEGLPGKRYYGGCEYVDVAEALAIERAKALFKMDHACVQPHSGAQANAAVYYGLLEPGDTILGMNLSHGGHLTHGHPVTFSGRWFKVVAYGVDPENQVIDFGEVERQAREHRPKIIVVGASAYPRHIDYARFRTVADEVGAVVMADIAHVAGLIAGGVHPSPAGHCQIVTTTTHKTLRGPRGGLVLCDADYAEKMDKAIFPGLQGGPLMHVIAAKAVALQEAAGEEFRRYAAQIVKNAKALAAALMRRGLRLVSGGTDNHLMLVDLREAGFSGKKAEGALGKAGITVNKNAVPYDTRKPMLTSGLRIGTPALTSRKMREGEMEVIGGWIADALAGVENEEKLASIRRDVRELCARFPMGPGGARPE is encoded by the coding sequence ATGGCATCCGCGCTCGCCCAGGCCGATCCCCAGGTGTACGCCGCGATGGAGAACGAGAAGCGCCGCCAGGCGGACGAGCTCGAGCTCATCGCCTCGGAGAACTACGTGAGCGCGGCGGTGATGGAGGCGGCCGGGGGCGTGATGACCAACAAGTACGCCGAAGGCCTGCCCGGGAAGCGCTATTACGGCGGATGCGAGTACGTGGACGTGGCCGAGGCCCTCGCCATCGAGCGGGCCAAGGCGCTCTTCAAGATGGACCACGCCTGCGTCCAGCCCCACAGCGGCGCCCAGGCCAACGCCGCCGTCTACTACGGGCTGCTCGAGCCGGGCGACACCATCCTCGGCATGAACCTCTCCCACGGCGGCCACCTCACCCACGGCCACCCCGTCACCTTCTCGGGGCGCTGGTTCAAGGTGGTGGCCTACGGGGTGGACCCGGAGAACCAGGTCATCGACTTCGGGGAGGTCGAGCGCCAGGCGAGGGAGCACCGCCCGAAGATCATCGTCGTCGGCGCGAGCGCCTACCCGCGCCACATCGACTACGCGCGCTTCCGCACCGTCGCGGACGAGGTGGGGGCCGTGGTCATGGCCGACATCGCGCACGTGGCGGGGCTCATCGCCGGGGGCGTCCACCCGAGCCCCGCCGGGCACTGCCAGATCGTGACCACCACCACCCACAAGACCCTGCGCGGGCCCCGGGGCGGCTTGGTGCTCTGCGACGCGGACTACGCCGAGAAGATGGACAAGGCCATCTTCCCCGGCCTCCAGGGCGGCCCCCTCATGCACGTGATCGCGGCCAAGGCGGTGGCCCTGCAGGAAGCCGCCGGCGAGGAGTTCCGCCGCTACGCCGCCCAGATCGTGAAGAACGCCAAGGCCCTCGCCGCGGCGCTCATGAGGCGCGGGCTGCGGCTCGTCTCGGGCGGGACGGACAACCACCTGATGCTCGTCGACCTGCGCGAGGCGGGCTTCAGCGGGAAGAAGGCCGAGGGGGCGCTCGGCAAGGCCGGGATCACCGTGAACAAGAACGCCGTCCCCTACGACACGCGCAAGCCCATGCTCACCAGCGGCCTCCGCATCGGGACGCCGGCCCTGACCTCGCGCAAGATGAGGGAAGGGGAGATGGAGGTCATCGGCGGCTGGATCGCCGACGCCCTCGCCGGCGTGGAGAACGAGGAGAAGCTCGCCTCCATCCGCCGGGACGTGCGCGAGCTGTGCGCCCGCTTCCCGATGGGCCCCGGGGGCGCCCGGCCCGAGTAG